In the Plasmodium gaboni strain SY75 chromosome 13, whole genome shotgun sequence genome, TAAATGACCTATCATTTATAACCtttctatatttttcattagttaaaatattatcttGTAAATATTggttattattttttttattataatatttttttaaatataacaaaGTAATACTTCCATTTAGTACAGATATATCCCATAATTGCAAGtgataatttttatttttttttaatatatttaatttttctgtattctcattattttcattaataCTTGTcatattatctttattttccTCTTGAATATCTTCCTTTATAAGTTCATCTGTGATATTGTcagaatatattttctcTGAAAAACATATTTCATTTACACATTTTTCTAGATTAATTAAACATTGtttatacataaaattttcatttgttgatgataaatcatttttattataatttaaaaattgtGGAGATATAGATCTGTTTTCTAATATAGTTTGAATATTGGAATAATTTTTGTCAAAGAAATTTAATAAAGTTTCTGGCATATTTAATACACTTACGAAAAGATAAAAAgcatcattatttaatttatgacatattgtattattattataattaaataaaatatttaaaaaatgattatctttatttatatgaacatttttaaataaatcatCTGAAATGacatcattatttttatcagtattatcatcaatattattattcataagattatttatattttgattttttaaagtatctttatataacatattattatttatatcattttcttgATTTTTTTGTGAACAGTCTGAAAGGAGTCCTTGAGATGATTGTACTTTTAAATagtaattatataaattttttaaattatcaggtattttatttttttttcttttaagttttataaaattttcatGGATTCCTTCTCTTATTGAAATGTTTGCATCTGATGTTTTAATTTCTAtattactatatatattaacaaaatCGGATAAACATTTTTGCATATGTATTTCACCACAGAATTTTAGGATATATTCTCCCTTTTCATTAAAATCTATATCTATAGATGTATCacatgtatataataaaatcaaaccatataaaaatttattcaTATCTTGAATATTTGTTGGTTCAATTATCGTATGTAATATAGTAGAACATGTATCTGTAAATggtaatataaatgaatctgcatttttataatttgacaaggtaatatttttatttaaaaatataccatcattattcattaaaaatatattatgttcttttttattattacgtttattttttattaaattcattaacgtatttgataaatattGTAAATCTGATGCATTATTATATtccatatttatattatttctatttattgaatattccatatttttattacataacaaatttttattattataatttatatctAAACCATTTGGAATAAAATCACTTTCTTCTcttttatcatttatattatttatatcacatcttatatcatcattttctAAATAATTATCTCCTACATTATTCTTTACATCATCGTGCAGTATAGAAAGATATAAAGCCACAATATTACCTGCATATGCATATCGAATTGGTATTAAATCTCCACccatacatataaaaagtttttttattatagTTCTAATAGATTTAccacatatatataatatcatattttcatataacACTCCTGAATATATTCTACAAATGGATAGAAAAGTATTTTTATCATAGAATCCTTTAAATCCAACTAAAgtattattttgtaaatttgcacatatatatttggatatataaataatcGTAAAATTCTCAGTAgaacattttataatatgtttatatatttcatcattatataatgatggatatattttaaaaagtctattttcatcaatattttttggAGATGGAAATATTTCAATACATGCATTAAATATAGATCTAgataaatttaaaaaacgtgacataatataagttaatatatatgtattattttctaaattattttgttgattcttatttataaatgaatcacatatatttaattctttacacaattttttaatttgttcATCATCTCTATTTATAATGGTcatatcatatattttccaTAACAAATCTAATACAACTaaggaaaataaattttttttttttttctttattttattataatcattatcattagtacaattataataattattattattattatttatatttatattattattgttattcTTTGTATATGTTTCATTAGgtatttttaatatttttttttctttcacattaaaataatattgattccacatatattttttgattttataAGAATTAGAAGTGTCgatattcatttttttacaaaacgaataacaaaaaatattcatatcTATACACCAACAATGTATACTACtacataataaaacatttcCTTTTAAAGGGgaataagaatatttttctaattcattttttgtttcaacattttcattatcCATATTGTcttcaatatataattgaaaaatataagcATTTACTTGttcaataatattatttatatgttcataAGCATTTATACTATCCATATTTTGATTAGTAATTAATTTatcaattttatttataactAAAATAGTTTTAATCATTTCTTTCCAACTTTGTCTTAATACAATCTTTGTTTGACTACATAATCCTTCAATACAATCTACTAATATTAAAGCACCATCACATATACGGATACATGTAGATACTTCAGATGAAAAATCTACATGTCCAGGTGTGtcaattatatttattgaaaaagtatctatattattttcctccccttttgttatattttttccgctttcaatattattacaattttttgtgttatcaaaattttttgtGTTATCACAATTTTTTGTGttatcaaaattttttgtGTTATCACAATTTTTTGTGTTATCACAAATTTTTGTGTTATCACAATTTTTTGTGTTATCCATATTTCCTTCAACATTTTGCTCATTAATCATaccattattattattgtttaatttattattcttttcattCTTATCCTTATTTTCAATAAACATATCctttacataatatttattataaatatgcTTTAAAAGAATACTTGAACTTTTCATTGTTATTTGACGTTTCTGTTCATCTTCCCTACTATCCAagtattttatttttccaatatttttctcacttattattttatttgaacTGATTAAATTATCAACTAATGTTGTTTTGCCATGATCTACATGGGCcaaaatacatatattacGGATCTTGTCATTGTCACTTAGGTGTTTTATAAAATCcataatatgtatatttcaaaaaagaaaaaaaaaaatatatatatatatatatatatatattaaataaatctAAATTATGCATTTCAACGTGGAAATActtatataaacatatgcatatcaacaaataattaaatgattatataaaattacaaaaaatatattaatatatatacaattaataaatgaattaacTAATGAATGAATTAATTAATGAACGTATGGTTCAACATAAAATCAcatcatataattaaatagtatgatgaaaaagtaacataaacaaaaaaaaaaaaaaaaaaaaaaaaaaaattgtacatatataatatatatatatatatatatatatatatatatatattataatattctatAAAGTGTGGTAGACTATTctttatatgtatataatgttccatataatttcattttattttatatacattccaatatataaataacatttatatatttcattagTATATATCATGTTATACTTTCAATGTTCTTTTCATAGTTATACAAACATATTAGatacatttaatataaatcttattatttaaatatttattcttcaaaaaaaaaagaataaaataaaatcataaaaaatataaaatataaaattttcaGAACAgtttataatttattatattcaaaataaaagaGTAATCAgatgttaatatataattcacaaaatatgaagataaaaaaaaaaaaaaaaaatgtaaaggaattattatatcacatatataatatatataatatatgtttttttatgaGAGAATAAATTTACTCAAAtacaaatgataataaaatagaatatatattaatatatatttatgtatatataatattataatgtattttattaacaaaaatggattgaatattattatatatgtatatatattatgtatgACGTGgattataatatatataataatatatatatattataatatgtatataatatttttctttttctatattatatatttttatattatatatatattattatatatttatatatatgttacAAAATAGGACGTTTCAAAAATGGTACTTATGCATATTAATAAgaacaaaatgataaaaaataataaaattaattttttcaaaattttgAATTTTCCTATGCATTGTATAAATccaagaaaaaaaaaaaaaatttgaaatatatttaaattatataaaaaaggaataagtattttttatgttttacAAACTATGTAAATTCTATATAAActtaaagaaaaaacaaaaaaaaatatatatatatatatatatttatttatttattaaacaACAGTTATTATACATAAACCAATACAAATAAGTTTCaattttcttatttttatttttcttcctttatgaaaatgttacaagagaaaaaaaaattccATCATATAGCATAcgttatatatatatatatatatatatatttacacaACAAAATCaaagaaaagaaatatatatatttatattaggaaattaaatataattatttatatgtattaaaataaaatattcataaaaatactcgaaaatgttttaatataattcCATGTGGAAGCTATActtacaaaaaataattttatttaggccttattaaaaaaataaaatcacATATGACAATTATAGGAACAAAAAATTGcatatcaaaaaaaaattatataaataaagttacaaattaattaaataataaacacatatatatatatattttttagacataacaaaataaatgttTAAGGGCaaatttttctatataaatatttatttttaatttatctttaattatttctttttaatgTCAAACGTCTTTGTTTAGCTGTCTccttttgttttttcttttgtacaaattttttgttttttccatcctaaaaaaagaaaaaaaaatatatatatatatatatattattaaaaatatggaaaaaaaaaaaaaaaaaatttattttttatgttacATTTAtcaatttatttatataatcgTTATTTAAGTTATGGATATTCAAATGACATTtagaatatttttcaacaattgtattattatcttcaataaatatttcaatacactcatatatatattccaaataattaaaaatattgttttttggttcttctcttttttcatcctctattttattttctttaatattatcttcttcgattaattcatttaatCTGTTCGAAAGgtgaaaaagaaaaaataaacaaatgaataaataaataaataaataaatatatatatatatatatacatattgtatatttttaattttcttcTTACTTTGATGTGTCTATATCATAGTGTTTTATTAAATTGTTCGtcaaattatttaaaattgCCATAACAAAGCACTTAACCTTgtttaaatttaaattaatagACAGATAATCTTCATTTTCCATGTTTATATCATTTACACTCGTATATTGTTTCATATGATCATTAAATGTATAGAAGGATTCTTCATTTGTTTTTGAAATATCATCTGCATACATATCCATATGTAGTGTTGATGatataatacaataaaGTTTATTAATGTCATGAATCAATATGGCTATTTCATTATATGTAGAAAAGtttaaatatgatattaaatttattaaaatttgTAAATATAGGAATAGgaaataattaatatatatatattcatccattttcatataataatcgtttaataaataattatatttatttcttattttttccaTAATGTTCTTGCAGTTCTTAATttcataattatcattatcatatatattttctgTCACACTTGAATCATCTTTTGATGATGATGTTTTTTccttataatataaatctTTATGTTTAGATCTTTCACTgttctttttctttttattattttctttatttttcttctttttaaatttgtcatcattattatacaAACCATTTGAAGAATATGATGAAGAGCATGAAGATAAAGAAGATGTAGtaatttctttaaatttttttgatttaccgttctttttaatagttttattatttggtaatattatatacctattaataatatatgaataaatttGATTTATAGGATAAATATgaatcataatattttttgacaaatcttgattattataaatattttttttattataatagACATCAccatcattattattattattattattattattattatcatgtATATTACTGTgattattactattattatattttccatTTGTTTCTCTTATAaactttattattttatcGTATAAAATAAAGTGACAAGTATTTTCAATCTCTTtcaatataattttaagatattttatttttaattttttggATGTTAAGTTTTCATAAATATCAAGCAATGTTTTGAAGAAACTTGattctattttattaaataagaataaattatttatattatttgattccctattattatacatataattattttcaattatataaaacaacAGATATTGTAAACATTCAGCTAAGTTATTTAAAAagttataattttctttttctatGATACAGTTTATTACCTTTTCACTACGTgattttaattttatatcaGGAGAAAAGcataaacaaaaaatacTTGGTGATATTTTACTACTCTGAATAAAACcttctttatataaatgacttaatatttgtatacctaagcatttaataaaatttaattcATCTTGTGTGCAGTccatatacatatatttatttaccattaataaatcaataattttttgaGAAAATAGTGAGGCTACCAGCAAAACGTGTATAATATCCTTATTCTGATTTTTGTCCacatttcttttattaGTAATATTATGATCATCTACCAATTGATTATTTAAATGGTGTGTACCATTtacatcatttttattactttcataatttttaatattttcctgaccataatttttttgacATTTTAcatgatttttttttagctttttttcattaatgctataattttttggatctattttttcatttttctgattctttttatttgtaCCTTTTACAAGTTCTTCTTCCAGTTTTATATCTGCAACTGATGTCTCGTTTTCTTCGTATAATTCTTCtgtattcattttttcttcctgacccaattttttttttttttttatttttttggtaTTGTTTTTTCCAGAATGGCTAGCTAtttcattatcattactCTCGCATAAATTAGGACTTTGAGAAGAGGAACTTTGTGGGTTAATACAAGAAATTGCAAAGGAGGAATATTCCCTATCATCACAAGTAGTTAGTTCATCACTTGaaaaacatttatttttattttttttcattatattgtttttattgTGCTGTTTTTCTTCGTTTGTCACCATTTGtgtcatttttttaaatgtaatATGATTGTTTTCATTGTTTTTAGTGTTACCACTTTGAGCAATGTTAATGTTATTTTTGTTTCGTAGAAATTGTTCATATGTCTTAATTAATTGAAGAAGAGAGTAAAGAAAACTTTTTTGTAATGCAGAATTAGAAAATGCATCAATACAATAGAAGAAAACATTTCTTAATTTTAGATCATTAATAAAATGGGAGTTATGATaatttgataatattttacataaGCAATGTAAGAAAAAACATTTACATTTAATATCATTggttatataaaatagatcaattaatatattaactAATATTAAGGATACGTTATAAAATTtgtaattaaaaatatcattACATTTctctattttatttatgtttatttttttttgtataatttcagaaataatttcattttttaattttaaaatattccatctttttatataatcattttgtttattataaataaattcaaaatataaaatagCATTTATATAGACTTTGACATTTTTTACAATATCtgataatttaatatatttcatattattattagaaCAAAGAATATTAAATTTGTCTGATAGTAAGGGCTCtctattataattattataattattataattactattaatattattattactattaatattattattactatttatattattattactattaatattattattactatatatatttacatttatattattcttatcaTTGTTGTGATTTTTTGTTTGCTTTTCTTGATGTTCATTTTGTATTTGTATATGTACTGATTCATCTATTTCATTCACATTATACACATcattaataattattttattcatatttatgAATTCGCACATTATAGATATGAGCCATGcatatttattaatgtttattatatcattgTGTGTAATCgaaaatatatcaaaaatatGTTTCTTATATAGATCTAAATGAGAAATAAATTCTTCATATGTAATatctataatattataaataaaaaaatgttcaggatttgataaattatttggatttttatcattatatttattggattcatctttattttgattAGATTCatgatttttatattcCAGAGTATTATTTAACtcttttccttttttttcatcatttacATTTCTATCATGTCTTAAATTATTTGGATTCACATTCTGTAAATGGTTGTTATATAAACGTATCAAATTATTTTTGATTTCTTCCTTTTGCTCTTGGTTCATTAAATAGAACTCTCTTACAAAATTATTGAGCTGAAGCACTGTATTATTAATAAGAAAACataatttgtatttataCAGTTTGATAAAACATTCTTctatatatgttttaaaataaacaaaattagaaaatatgtatgtatgcaatgtacataataattgtatatatgatcttgatataaatatattatgatgatataataaagaattattaaatgtaaCTTTCTTAAATTGTAATTTTAATTGCAAATCTAATTTACAATATGGAAATATAgaagataataattcaCATACATCTTTTGATacatcattattatatatatatggataaaaaaaattaacatatt is a window encoding:
- a CDS encoding putative elongation factor Tu: MDFIKHLSDNDKIRNICILAHVDHGKTTLVDNLISSNKIISEKNIGKIKYLDSREDEQKRQITMKSSSILLKHIYNKYYVKDMFIENKDKNEKNNKLNNNNNGMINEQNVEGNMDNTKNCDNTKICDNTKNCDNTKNFDNTKNCDNTKNFDNTKNCNNIESGKNITKGEENNIDTFSINIIDTPGHVDFSSEVSTCIRICDGALILVDCIEGLCSQTKIVLRQSWKEMIKTILVINKIDKLITNQNMDSINAYEHINNIIEQVNAYIFQLYIEDNMDNENVETKNELEKYSYSPLKGNVLLCSSIHCWCIDMNIFCYSFCKKMNIDTSNSYKIKKYMWNQYYFNVKEKKILKIPNETYTKNNNNNININNNNNNYYNCTNDNDYNKIKKKKKNLFSLVVLDLLWKIYDMTIINRDDEQIKKLCKELNICDSFINKNQQNNLENNTYILTYIMSRFLNLSRSIFNACIEIFPSPKNIDENRLFKIYPSLYNDEIYKHIIKCSTENFTIIYISKYICANLQNNTLVGFKGFYDKNTFLSICRIYSGVLYENMILYICGKSIRTIIKKLFICMGGDLIPIRYAYAGNIVALYLSILHDDVKNNVGDNYLENDDIRCDINNINDKREESDFIPNGLDINYNNKNLLCNKNMEYSINRNNINMEYNNASDLQYLSNTLMNLIKNKRNNKKEHNIFLMNNDGIFLNKNITLSNYKNADSFILPFTDTCSTILHTIIEPTNIQDMNKFLYGLILLYTCDTSIDIDFNEKGEYILKFCGEIHMQKCLSDFVNIYSNIEIKTSDANISIREGIHENFIKLKRKKNKIPDNLKNLYNYYLKVQSSQGLLSDCSQKNQENDINNNMLYKDTLKNQNINNLMNNNIDDNTDKNNDVISDDLFKNVHINKDNHFLNILFNYNNNTICHKLNNDAFYLFVSVLNMPETLLNFFDKNYSNIQTILENRSISPQFLNYNKNDLSSTNENFMYKQCLINLEKCVNEICFSEKIYSDNITDELIKEDIQEENKDNMTSINENNENTEKLNILKKNKNYHLQLWDISVLNGSITLLYLKKYYNKKNNNQYLQDNILTNEKYRKVINDRSFIDTYLSDNNSDINIYLNNICLGFKLASKYGPIAQEPIRGTLFIIEGLIIDEESKDEMFEDINSNEENTEDKINAGNIIALMKEACLNSMQQNKLRIYEPMLRLNLTCESTVLGKVYNVLLKRRCSILSEEIKDGYFLYCIDAYLPLFNSFKLAEELRSKCSGNVIYDIQFSHWNKLNEDIFLLNDTSTFIYDEDFDVKLMENTATDIVNYIRRAK